One genomic region from Sphingobacterium sp. UGAL515B_05 encodes:
- the clpX gene encoding ATP-dependent Clp protease ATP-binding subunit ClpX: protein MAKNNDRDIHCSFCGISKNEAQMLIAGNGAHICDRCIQQAGEILAEELKQRKSKTLQTALKLIRPLEIKTHLDQYVIGQDDAKKVISVAVYNHYKRLNQKVDKDEIEIEKSNLIIVGETGTGKTLLAKTVAKILNVPFCIVDATVLTEAGYVGEDVESILTRLLQAADYDVASAERGIIYIDEIDKIARKSDNPSITRDVSGEGVQQALLKILEGTVVNVPPQGGRKHPDQKMIAVNTSNILFICGGAFDGIQKKIANRLRTQTVGYKMNEDEEEIDLNNLYKYITPQDLKNFGLIPELIGRLPVLTYLNPLDKETLLSILTEPKNALVKQYKKLFEYEGIELKFDPDVYTFIVDKADEFKLGARGLRSICEAIMLDAMFEIPSTKEQTGQKALEITLDYAKTKFEKSDLKKLKVA from the coding sequence ATGGCAAAGAATAACGATAGAGACATTCACTGTTCGTTTTGTGGCATAAGCAAAAATGAGGCCCAGATGCTTATTGCAGGCAACGGAGCACACATCTGTGACAGATGTATCCAGCAGGCAGGCGAAATCTTGGCCGAAGAATTAAAACAACGAAAAAGTAAAACTTTACAGACTGCTTTAAAGTTGATCCGTCCTTTGGAGATTAAAACTCACCTGGATCAATATGTAATCGGTCAGGATGATGCGAAAAAAGTAATTTCAGTAGCAGTTTATAATCACTATAAACGTTTAAATCAGAAAGTGGATAAAGACGAGATTGAAATCGAAAAATCCAATTTGATTATCGTTGGTGAAACAGGTACAGGTAAAACCTTGCTGGCAAAAACTGTTGCCAAGATACTCAACGTCCCCTTCTGTATTGTGGATGCAACTGTATTGACAGAAGCAGGGTATGTAGGGGAAGACGTAGAAAGTATATTAACACGTTTATTGCAAGCAGCAGATTATGATGTAGCCTCTGCAGAACGCGGTATTATCTATATCGATGAGATTGATAAAATCGCTCGTAAAAGCGACAATCCGTCTATTACAAGAGATGTATCGGGTGAAGGTGTGCAGCAAGCTTTATTGAAGATTCTGGAAGGTACAGTTGTAAACGTTCCACCTCAAGGCGGCCGTAAACACCCGGATCAAAAAATGATCGCAGTCAATACAAGTAATATTCTATTTATCTGTGGTGGTGCATTCGACGGTATTCAAAAGAAAATTGCAAACCGTCTGCGCACGCAAACAGTAGGTTATAAAATGAACGAAGACGAAGAGGAAATTGACTTGAACAATCTATACAAGTATATTACACCTCAAGACTTAAAGAACTTTGGTTTAATTCCAGAGTTAATTGGCCGTCTTCCTGTATTGACTTACTTAAATCCATTGGATAAGGAAACTTTACTGAGCATTTTGACTGAACCAAAAAATGCATTGGTAAAACAATATAAGAAGTTGTTTGAATACGAAGGTATCGAACTAAAATTTGATCCTGACGTATATACGTTTATTGTTGATAAAGCTGACGAATTTAAACTTGGAGCCCGTGGCCTCCGCAGTATCTGCGAAGCCATTATGCTGGACGCCATGTTTGAGATTCCGTCAACAAAAGAGCAAACGGGACAGAAAGCATTAGAAATTACCTTG
- the clpP gene encoding ATP-dependent Clp endopeptidase proteolytic subunit ClpP: MNIDKNEFRKYAVKHHRIGSQHVDSFIARTETSIPTNLTPYIVEERQLNVAQMDVFSRLMMDRIIFLGSGIDDQVANIIQAQLLFLQSTDAQRDIQIYINSPGGSVYAGLGIYDTMQYITPDVATICTGIAASMGAVLLVAGAKGKRAALRHSRVMIHQPSGGAQGVAADMEINLREMMKLKEELYTIISDHSGQTYEWVEKSSDRDYWMRANEAKEFGMIDEILLPKKEIIK, translated from the coding sequence ATGAATATAGATAAAAACGAATTCAGAAAATATGCAGTAAAGCATCACCGTATTGGAAGCCAACATGTTGATAGCTTCATTGCTCGTACAGAGACAAGCATTCCGACAAACCTTACACCTTACATCGTTGAAGAGCGTCAATTGAACGTTGCTCAGATGGATGTGTTTTCGCGTTTGATGATGGACCGTATCATATTTTTAGGCAGCGGTATTGATGATCAGGTAGCCAACATTATTCAGGCACAGCTCTTGTTCCTACAATCTACCGATGCACAACGTGATATCCAGATCTACATCAATTCACCAGGTGGAAGCGTATACGCTGGATTAGGAATTTATGATACCATGCAATATATCACGCCAGATGTAGCGACGATCTGCACAGGTATTGCTGCGTCTATGGGAGCTGTTCTTTTAGTTGCTGGTGCAAAAGGCAAACGTGCAGCCTTACGTCACTCACGCGTCATGATTCACCAACCTTCCGGTGGTGCACAAGGAGTTGCTGCCGACATGGAAATCAACTTACGTGAGATGATGAAATTGAAAGAAGAATTATACACCATTATTTCAGATCATTCTGGACAAACTTACGAATGGGTAGAAAAATCTTCAGATCGCGATTACTGGATGAGAGCCAATGAAGCCAAAGAATTCGGTATGATTGACGAGATTTTACTTCCTAAGAAGGAGATTATTAAATAA
- a CDS encoding type I restriction enzyme HsdR N-terminal domain-containing protein: MFSPTPLNLPPFKAKISKKNNAIYIFDELRKKDLVLTPEEWVRQHWINYLSLMKNYPKTLMHIEGGLKLNNLQKRSDLLIYNSSGHKVVLAEFKAPHIKITQQVFEQIANYNTVHRIPYLLVSNGMNHYYCKIDFINASYEFLEDLPNYNEID, encoded by the coding sequence ATGTTTTCACCGACTCCACTGAACTTACCGCCGTTTAAAGCTAAAATATCCAAAAAGAACAATGCGATTTACATCTTTGATGAGCTCAGAAAAAAGGACTTGGTATTAACACCGGAGGAATGGGTTAGACAGCATTGGATCAACTATTTGTCGCTCATGAAAAATTACCCCAAAACACTGATGCATATTGAAGGCGGATTGAAATTAAATAACCTTCAGAAACGAAGTGATTTATTGATTTACAACAGTAGCGGGCATAAGGTCGTCTTAGCCGAGTTTAAAGCGCCACATATAAAAATCACACAACAAGTATTTGAGCAAATTGCAAATTATAATACGGTTCACCGTATACCATACCTGTTAGTGAGCAATGGTATGAATCATTACTATTGTAAAATTGATTTTATAAACGCGTCTTACGAATTTTTGGAAGACCTCCCCAACTACAACGAAATTGACTAA
- the holA gene encoding DNA polymerase III subunit delta, which yields MNINPILSDIKNRSFKPVYLLQGEESYFIDTIADALEATVLNDAQKGFDQSIFYGKDIDMSTVVNAAKRYPMLSDYQLIIIKEAQELKWKSDTEELLTKYLEHLTPTTILVFCFKHGKFDKRKKIYKVFEKKGLVVDAAKLYDDKVGPWIGAYVKDAGWRIHPQATMMIADYLGNDLSKVSNELDKLMLNVQKSQEISMEDVERNIGISKDYNVFELNTALAKRNALKAYQIVDYFVANPKNNPLVMVIGQIATYFTKILKYHYLIDKSVAAKELGVHPFFLKEYELAARNYNRRKTFDVLNVLKETDLKSKGVNVPSNFSSEEILKEMVYKILN from the coding sequence ATGAACATAAATCCGATCTTATCCGATATTAAGAACAGGTCTTTTAAACCAGTGTATTTATTGCAAGGGGAGGAGAGTTATTTCATTGATACCATTGCCGACGCTTTGGAAGCAACAGTATTGAATGATGCGCAGAAGGGCTTTGATCAATCGATTTTCTATGGAAAAGATATTGATATGTCTACCGTTGTCAATGCAGCAAAACGGTATCCCATGTTGAGTGATTATCAGTTGATTATTATCAAGGAAGCGCAGGAGCTGAAATGGAAATCGGATACGGAAGAACTGTTGACCAAATACCTGGAGCATCTTACACCGACAACCATTCTTGTGTTTTGTTTTAAACATGGGAAATTTGACAAACGCAAAAAGATCTATAAGGTATTTGAAAAAAAAGGACTAGTTGTTGATGCGGCCAAACTATACGACGATAAGGTGGGCCCTTGGATCGGAGCGTATGTGAAAGATGCCGGCTGGCGCATTCATCCGCAAGCGACGATGATGATTGCGGACTATCTCGGTAATGATCTGTCCAAAGTGTCTAATGAACTTGACAAGCTGATGCTTAATGTTCAAAAGAGTCAAGAGATCAGCATGGAAGATGTTGAACGAAATATTGGCATCTCCAAAGATTACAATGTTTTTGAATTAAATACAGCATTGGCTAAACGCAATGCCCTAAAAGCTTATCAGATTGTTGATTATTTTGTGGCCAACCCCAAAAATAATCCGCTGGTAATGGTCATTGGACAAATTGCTACCTACTTCACGAAGATTCTCAAATACCATTATCTGATTGACAAATCGGTCGCGGCAAAAGAATTGGGGGTACATCCTTTCTTTTTGAAAGAATACGAGCTTGCTGCAAGAAATTACAACAGACGGAAAACTTTCGATGTGCTCAATGTGTTGAAAGAAACAGATTTGAAATCCAAGGGAGTCAATGTCCCGAGCAATTTCAGCAGTGAGGAAATTCTAAAAGAAATGGTCTACAAGATCCTCAACTGA
- a CDS encoding TetR/AcrR family transcriptional regulator, which produces MEFNEKQIDILLAAERLFATKGFDGTSVRDIANEANVNVAMINYYFGSKDKLLDTFFEWRVPDFMINVDELALIDNALDKIDAMVDRSFKSMNSHRKLYHIITIESSLKQRMLISEAFRKLKLHNLEVISSVINAGVEQGVFKAGYDPILIHSMMMGVFMNFQMNHCFLQDQLHIDNDEDYANYIETTLTEFIQKTIKALLTYEK; this is translated from the coding sequence ATGGAATTTAACGAGAAACAGATTGATATCCTGCTTGCAGCTGAGCGTCTTTTTGCAACAAAAGGGTTTGATGGAACTTCCGTTCGTGATATCGCCAATGAGGCGAATGTAAATGTCGCGATGATCAATTATTATTTTGGTTCTAAAGACAAGCTACTGGATACTTTCTTTGAATGGCGTGTTCCTGATTTTATGATCAATGTGGATGAGCTGGCGCTTATTGATAATGCATTGGACAAAATTGACGCCATGGTCGATAGGTCGTTTAAGTCCATGAACTCCCATCGTAAGCTATATCATATCATTACCATTGAAAGTTCGTTAAAACAGCGCATGCTGATCTCGGAGGCTTTTCGCAAACTCAAGCTGCACAATCTTGAAGTGATATCGTCTGTTATCAATGCGGGGGTAGAACAAGGGGTATTCAAAGCAGGATATGATCCCATCTTGATCCACTCCATGATGATGGGCGTATTTATGAATTTTCAGATGAACCATTGTTTTTTACAGGATCAGTTGCATATCGATAACGATGAGGACTATGCAAATTATATTGAAACAACTTTAACAGAATTTATACAGAAAACAATTAAAGCTTTATTGACATATGAAAAATAA
- a CDS encoding TolC family protein produces MKNKLANLSALLLLSPMGLLAQDNKHMTLEEIIHLAANQSVEAKSTDTKILGRQLEVETAKSKQLPDAKLSGQYMAMTTPNVNLKLALGEGGSAPDIAANQLWLGQASVSMPIYTGGRIKGGIDIAKDALKAEEYNAVASKEQLAIRAVNLYLSLYKAQQTNLLIAENIKQSEQRVSDFKAMLDNGLIARNDLLKAELQLSNYQVSLQEAQKNIKVLNYQLANFLKIDENTQLDQINLAEVNGVDLGLKASYDAAKTSRSDVKSLESQRLLAEDQLKVTKASTLPQVSATAGYNAFGLQKVVTVTNAAMVGVGVSYDIGSLYKNKREVNVAKNRIKEIDEHIELLNDKVKVQVQQANENYMLAQKQDVVYHQAVDQAVENYRITKDKYDNGIADTDDLLTADVQQLQSKINLAISKANTIEKYYDLLLANGSLNIK; encoded by the coding sequence ATGAAAAATAAGTTGGCCAATTTGAGTGCTTTATTGCTTTTAAGTCCTATGGGTCTGTTGGCGCAAGACAACAAACACATGACTTTGGAAGAGATAATTCACTTGGCCGCAAATCAAAGCGTGGAAGCAAAGTCTACCGATACGAAGATATTGGGGAGACAGCTCGAAGTTGAAACGGCCAAATCGAAACAGCTTCCTGATGCAAAATTGAGTGGACAATACATGGCTATGACTACTCCAAATGTGAATTTAAAGTTGGCTTTAGGTGAGGGGGGCTCTGCTCCGGATATTGCTGCAAACCAATTGTGGTTAGGACAGGCTTCGGTGAGCATGCCAATTTATACAGGTGGACGTATTAAAGGCGGTATTGATATTGCAAAAGATGCATTGAAAGCTGAGGAATACAACGCTGTAGCAAGTAAAGAACAACTGGCTATACGTGCAGTGAATCTTTATCTAAGTCTTTATAAGGCTCAGCAAACCAACTTGTTGATTGCTGAAAATATCAAGCAGTCGGAGCAGCGTGTTTCGGATTTTAAAGCGATGTTGGACAATGGTTTGATCGCGCGTAACGACCTGTTAAAAGCAGAACTGCAGCTTTCAAATTATCAGGTTTCGCTTCAGGAGGCGCAGAAAAATATCAAGGTGCTGAACTATCAATTGGCTAATTTTTTGAAAATTGATGAAAATACACAGCTGGATCAGATCAATCTTGCTGAGGTGAACGGTGTTGATTTGGGTTTAAAAGCATCTTATGACGCTGCGAAAACCTCGCGTTCTGATGTGAAATCTTTGGAGTCTCAACGTTTGCTTGCAGAAGACCAGTTGAAGGTAACAAAAGCATCCACATTGCCACAGGTTTCTGCAACGGCAGGTTACAATGCTTTTGGTTTGCAAAAAGTGGTTACTGTAACAAATGCGGCCATGGTGGGTGTAGGTGTATCCTACGACATCGGTTCACTTTATAAAAACAAAAGAGAAGTGAATGTTGCGAAAAATCGTATAAAAGAAATTGATGAGCACATTGAATTATTAAATGATAAGGTGAAAGTTCAGGTTCAACAGGCCAATGAAAACTATATGCTGGCACAAAAGCAGGATGTGGTGTACCACCAAGCGGTGGATCAGGCGGTTGAAAATTATCGGATTACAAAAGATAAGTACGATAATGGTATAGCAGATACAGACGACTTATTAACCGCCGATGTACAGCAGTTACAGAGCAAGATCAATCTGGCAATTAGCAAAGCAAACACCATTGAAAAATATTACGACCTTCTATTGGCAAATGGGTCTTTAAACATTAAATAG
- a CDS encoding HlyD family secretion protein: MENTVENAPEKKGTNKKFTIILAALVIFGGAYGGYKYMHGQAHETTDDAQVEKNMSPIIPRVGGFISKVYVKDNDLVKKGDTLFTIESQDYQVRVDEALAALAAAQSSFDVSKADVSASSANVAISDATIQSNLGSIDAARIRAKQANNDYIRYQNLYNNQSITKQQYEQALTAKLEADKQVEILQQQRNASASQRNAIVSKTTVAAKQTSVAEANIKRANAQLEAAKLNLSYTAVLASVDGQVSNIKVQPGQMVNPGQSLFYIVDNIETWVVANFKETQLEKMKPGQKVGIKVDAYPNIEFEGEVNSFSPATGSRFSLLPPDNATGNFVKTVQRLPVKIKLTKDNKAENVALLRPGMNADVDVHVQ; the protein is encoded by the coding sequence ATGGAAAATACAGTAGAAAACGCACCGGAAAAAAAAGGTACAAATAAAAAATTTACAATTATTTTGGCGGCATTGGTCATCTTCGGAGGAGCTTATGGCGGGTATAAATATATGCACGGCCAAGCGCATGAGACCACCGATGATGCACAGGTAGAGAAAAATATGAGCCCGATCATTCCACGTGTTGGCGGGTTTATCTCGAAAGTGTATGTAAAAGATAATGATTTGGTGAAAAAGGGCGATACGTTGTTCACCATTGAGAGCCAGGATTATCAGGTTCGTGTGGATGAAGCGTTGGCCGCCTTGGCAGCAGCTCAAAGCAGCTTTGATGTTTCAAAGGCAGATGTATCTGCATCTTCAGCAAATGTGGCTATCTCTGATGCAACGATCCAATCGAATTTGGGAAGCATTGATGCCGCACGTATCCGTGCGAAACAAGCAAACAATGATTATATCCGTTACCAAAACTTATACAACAACCAATCGATCACCAAACAACAGTATGAGCAGGCATTAACGGCTAAATTGGAAGCTGATAAGCAGGTTGAAATCTTACAACAACAACGCAACGCCAGTGCTTCACAACGTAATGCAATCGTGAGTAAGACTACAGTAGCTGCAAAGCAAACTTCTGTTGCTGAGGCAAATATAAAGAGAGCGAATGCGCAACTTGAAGCGGCTAAATTGAACCTTTCTTATACTGCAGTACTTGCTTCTGTGGATGGCCAGGTATCGAATATCAAGGTACAACCAGGGCAGATGGTCAATCCAGGTCAATCTTTGTTCTACATTGTAGATAATATTGAAACTTGGGTCGTTGCCAACTTTAAAGAGACGCAATTGGAAAAAATGAAACCTGGACAAAAAGTCGGTATTAAAGTGGATGCTTATCCTAATATTGAGTTTGAAGGAGAGGTAAACTCCTTCTCGCCAGCCACTGGTTCACGTTTCTCTTTATTGCCTCCAGATAATGCAACGGGTAACTTTGTAAAGACGGTTCAGCGTTTACCCGTAAAGATCAAATTGACAAAAGACAATAAAGCAGAAAATGTGGCTTTGCTCAGACCGGGCATGAATGCTGACGTAGATGTGCATGTTCAATAA
- a CDS encoding MDR family MFS transporter, which yields MENLNQQDSLVEYGFRRVVITITAVLCALLEIVDTTIVNVALNDMKGSLGATLTDVAWVITAYAIANVIVIPMTSWLSQQFGRRNYFAASIIIFTVSSFLCGNATNIWELVAFRFIQGMGGGALLVTAQTIITESYPKEKRSMAQAIYGMGVIIGPTLGPPLGGYIIDNFSWPYIFYINVPLGIIATLLTLSFVRSPKYSQKQSAKEVDWFGMIFLIMFIGSLQFVLEHGQQDDWFDDPLILGLSILSVFGLLFFIWRELVYDKPIVNLRVLKDKNLQVGVVMSFILGFGLFGSTFIIPIYTQSILGWTATDAGLLLLPSSIMTGIMMPFIGKMIQNGVPQKYMVAVGLSIFFGFCFWMYSLMTNDTGSEHMFWPLILRGVGLGLLFVPVMTLSLSTLHGKSIGEGAAFTGMMRQLGGSFGIALITTFIARDSQKHRVDLVANLDPSKFDVQQRVQQLQMSFQSKGFSPNEALAKAHQILDMSVMKQATVLSYMDVFLYLGVVFLLCVPFVLMIKQGKTQIDMSSVH from the coding sequence ATGGAAAATTTAAATCAACAAGATAGTCTGGTTGAATATGGTTTTCGACGTGTTGTAATCACGATTACAGCGGTACTTTGTGCGCTGTTGGAAATCGTGGATACAACCATCGTCAACGTGGCTCTGAACGATATGAAAGGTTCACTGGGCGCAACATTGACGGATGTCGCATGGGTTATCACAGCTTACGCAATTGCCAATGTAATTGTGATTCCGATGACAAGCTGGTTGTCCCAACAGTTTGGGCGTAGAAATTACTTTGCGGCTTCTATTATCATATTCACAGTATCTTCATTTTTATGCGGTAATGCGACCAACATTTGGGAGCTTGTTGCATTTCGTTTTATACAAGGGATGGGCGGTGGAGCCTTGTTAGTAACAGCACAAACCATCATCACAGAGAGTTATCCGAAGGAAAAACGTAGTATGGCTCAGGCTATTTATGGTATGGGAGTAATTATTGGTCCAACGCTTGGTCCACCTTTAGGTGGGTATATTATCGATAATTTCTCCTGGCCATATATATTCTATATCAATGTGCCGTTAGGGATTATTGCGACCTTGTTGACCTTATCTTTTGTGCGCAGTCCTAAATATAGCCAAAAGCAATCTGCAAAGGAAGTGGATTGGTTTGGTATGATCTTTTTGATCATGTTTATTGGTTCCCTTCAGTTTGTATTGGAACATGGACAACAGGATGACTGGTTTGACGACCCCTTGATTTTAGGCTTATCAATCTTGTCTGTTTTCGGGTTATTGTTCTTTATCTGGCGGGAACTGGTGTATGACAAACCCATTGTTAACTTGCGTGTATTGAAGGATAAAAATTTGCAGGTGGGTGTAGTGATGAGCTTTATCCTCGGTTTTGGCTTGTTCGGCTCGACCTTTATTATTCCAATCTATACCCAGTCAATTTTGGGATGGACAGCGACCGATGCGGGTTTGCTCTTATTACCAAGTTCGATTATGACCGGTATCATGATGCCTTTTATAGGAAAGATGATCCAAAATGGTGTTCCTCAAAAATATATGGTTGCCGTGGGGCTTAGTATCTTTTTTGGCTTCTGTTTTTGGATGTATAGTCTCATGACCAATGATACGGGATCTGAGCATATGTTTTGGCCACTGATTCTACGTGGCGTTGGCTTAGGATTGTTATTCGTGCCTGTGATGACACTCTCGCTATCGACATTACATGGTAAGTCAATTGGTGAAGGTGCAGCTTTTACAGGGATGATGCGCCAGTTGGGTGGTTCATTTGGAATTGCCTTGATCACGACATTTATTGCCCGTGATAGCCAAAAACATCGTGTTGACCTGGTTGCCAATTTAGATCCAAGCAAGTTTGATGTGCAACAACGGGTGCAACAATTGCAAATGAGTTTTCAGTCGAAAGGCTTTTCGCCTAATGAGGCGCTGGCCAAAGCGCATCAAATATTAGACATGAGTGTAATGAAGCAAGCGACCGTTTTATCTTATATGGATGTGTTTTTGTATCTCGGGGTAGTGTTTTTGCTGTGTGTGCCCTTTGTATTGATGATCAAACAAGGGAAAACGCAGATCGATATGTCCAGTGTACATTAG
- a CDS encoding sterol desaturase family protein — MYTEKLNFLAFIIPLFLILMVLEYWYSLKKQKRFYSFDESISNLNVGIVERMCDMFSVSLFYFFFVWVYQNFAIFHIEANVWTWVILFLFTDFLWYWYHRYSHEINLLWAAHVVHHQSEDYNFTVAARITIFQAVFRSLFWAFIPLLGFPPFMMTAILLIHGVYPFFSHTQTVGNLGILERIFVTPSHHRVHHSSNELYLDKNYGDILIIWDKLFGTFISEQKDEPCVYGLTKPIHRYTFLWQHFHYLFEIGLSFKRAEGFKNKMRTIFGRPDDIQPEIREELEERIFAGARPQVHAQVLSRYIFFQSMLTVTLLFFFLLYGNYQQLIQLLIGGGFILCSVICIGGLLEHEDWVFPLEMLRLFLLLLYIGLTFYSPLGLVLVGCFALIQLIFYKTLAGHYKKVLRLERC, encoded by the coding sequence ATGTATACGGAAAAACTTAATTTTTTGGCGTTTATCATTCCCTTATTTTTAATCTTGATGGTGTTGGAATATTGGTATAGCCTCAAAAAACAGAAACGTTTTTATTCTTTTGATGAATCGATCTCAAATCTCAATGTTGGTATCGTCGAGCGTATGTGTGATATGTTTTCTGTTAGTTTATTTTACTTTTTTTTCGTTTGGGTGTATCAAAACTTTGCGATATTTCACATTGAAGCGAATGTTTGGACCTGGGTTATACTTTTTCTATTTACAGATTTTCTCTGGTATTGGTATCATCGCTATAGCCATGAAATAAACTTGTTGTGGGCAGCTCATGTTGTACATCACCAAAGTGAAGATTATAACTTTACCGTAGCAGCCCGGATTACCATATTTCAAGCCGTTTTCCGTTCGTTATTTTGGGCTTTTATTCCCCTTTTGGGATTCCCGCCCTTTATGATGACCGCTATTTTGTTGATTCATGGCGTATATCCATTTTTCTCCCATACGCAGACCGTCGGAAATTTGGGTATTTTGGAGCGTATATTTGTAACGCCATCTCACCATCGGGTGCATCATAGCAGCAATGAACTCTATTTGGATAAGAATTATGGGGATATCCTGATTATTTGGGATAAGCTGTTTGGAACATTTATCTCGGAACAAAAGGATGAACCCTGTGTCTATGGTCTTACCAAACCTATTCATCGCTACACTTTTCTTTGGCAGCATTTTCATTATTTATTTGAAATAGGCTTGTCATTTAAGCGGGCGGAAGGATTTAAAAACAAAATGCGGACGATATTTGGTCGGCCCGACGACATACAGCCTGAAATTCGGGAAGAACTGGAAGAACGCATTTTTGCAGGAGCTCGGCCGCAAGTTCACGCACAGGTGTTAAGCCGCTATATTTTTTTTCAGTCCATGTTGACGGTAACGCTTCTTTTTTTCTTTTTGCTTTATGGGAATTATCAGCAACTCATACAACTCCTTATTGGCGGAGGATTTATTCTCTGTAGCGTCATTTGTATTGGGGGGCTCCTGGAACATGAAGACTGGGTTTTTCCACTTGAGATGCTTCGGCTGTTCTTATTGCTACTGTATATCGGTCTAACTTTTTATTCACCATTGGGGCTTGTTTTGGTAGGATGTTTCGCTTTGATTCAATTGATTTTTTATAAAACGTTAGCAGGTCACTATAAAAAAGTTTTGCGTCTTGAAAGATGTTGA
- a CDS encoding glycosyltransferase family 4 protein yields the protein MYPSEIEILFVSHKYPPSVGGMEKQSFELINTAALYLKVHTLVYDNREPLLAFFFQLNRRILAKINDNPGIKLIHFNDGLIASLASFHKGYSHLKRVATLHGLDIVFPFRYFQRKIIPRFNTFDQLIAVSQATADAAHLRGIDPSKIIVIPNGVDPIHHSTENNEPVCESKPYFITLGRPVKRKGFSWLMKHVIPAIQGDFKLLMVGPFDHKPTWKERLLRLMPKKINHLITLFLGFPTDQGEIRKLLKAYPEKIEHLGKVPFEQLQSLLTNAQAFLMPNIEVPGDMEGFGLVCLEASIAGTIVVAAELEGITSAVTHHCNGLLLASKNQNAWIEQLQAILANPVHYKSLSLQFKQNTLKQYSWDIMARSYCQSFADLVTAADQ from the coding sequence ATGTACCCATCTGAAATAGAAATACTATTTGTCAGCCACAAATATCCCCCAAGTGTTGGCGGTATGGAAAAACAAAGCTTTGAACTGATCAATACTGCGGCTCTTTACTTGAAGGTACACACCTTAGTCTATGACAACCGGGAACCTCTTTTAGCTTTCTTCTTCCAGCTGAATCGCCGAATTCTAGCCAAAATTAACGATAACCCCGGCATCAAGCTTATTCACTTTAATGATGGATTAATTGCCTCTTTAGCCTCTTTTCACAAAGGATATTCCCATTTAAAACGAGTTGCCACGCTTCACGGACTGGATATTGTATTTCCCTTTCGCTATTTTCAGCGTAAGATCATACCGCGGTTTAACACATTTGATCAGCTTATTGCGGTTAGCCAAGCTACCGCCGACGCCGCCCATTTACGTGGTATCGATCCATCCAAAATTATTGTTATACCCAACGGTGTAGATCCGATACACCACTCCACTGAAAACAATGAACCAGTCTGCGAAAGCAAGCCCTATTTTATCACTTTGGGACGCCCTGTTAAACGGAAGGGCTTCTCGTGGTTGATGAAACATGTCATTCCCGCTATCCAGGGTGATTTCAAATTACTGATGGTAGGTCCATTCGATCACAAACCTACATGGAAAGAACGCCTATTGCGGCTTATGCCCAAAAAGATAAATCATTTAATCACCTTATTCCTCGGATTTCCGACCGATCAGGGCGAGATCAGAAAATTACTGAAAGCGTACCCCGAAAAAATTGAACATCTTGGAAAAGTCCCATTCGAACAACTGCAAAGCCTCTTGACCAACGCACAGGCCTTCTTGATGCCCAATATTGAAGTGCCCGGAGATATGGAAGGCTTTGGGCTCGTCTGTTTGGAGGCTTCTATAGCAGGCACCATTGTTGTGGCCGCCGAATTAGAAGGAATTACAAGCGCCGTGACACATCATTGCAATGGCCTGCTCCTGGCAAGCAAAAACCAAAATGCATGGATCGAACAACTTCAAGCCATTTTAGCAAATCCAGTCCATTATAAAAGCCTGAGCCTACAATTTAAACAAAATACCCTAAAACAATATAGCTGGGATATTATGGCCAGATCCTATTGTCAATCATTTGCGGACTTAGTTACAGCAGCAGACCAATAA